A section of the Clostridium sp. TW13 genome encodes:
- a CDS encoding radical SAM protein, giving the protein MNTDFNLADYLNKGIENVVRGLVKASFNKPKEIAFVLKYAISSKEAKNRRQSLARRGENVPVFLISSITSSCNLFCKGCYARANQSCGEGVNKKQLSSKRWEEIFNEANELGVSFILLVGGEPLMRREVIEKAAGVKDIIFPIFTNGTMLNDDYLKIFDNSRNLVPIISIEGDKFQTDNRRGEGTYDILMQTMDKLKERGILYGASVTVTTENVGTVTDEVFFEKLYDKGCRALLFVEYVPVIESTKSLAPTDVERKILENKIEELREKYVNSVFVSFPGDEKYSEGCLAAGRGFFHINVDGAAEPCPFSPYSDTNLGEVSLRQALKSPLFKKLNATGMLVGEHDGGCLLFQKENEVKSMLVK; this is encoded by the coding sequence ATGAACACTGATTTTAATTTAGCTGATTATTTGAACAAGGGAATTGAGAATGTTGTAAGAGGACTTGTAAAAGCATCTTTTAATAAGCCAAAAGAAATAGCCTTTGTTTTAAAGTATGCAATATCAAGTAAAGAGGCTAAAAATAGAAGACAAAGCTTGGCAAGAAGAGGAGAAAATGTTCCTGTATTTTTAATTTCAAGCATAACTAGTAGTTGTAACTTATTTTGTAAGGGGTGTTATGCAAGAGCAAATCAATCTTGTGGAGAAGGTGTCAATAAAAAACAATTATCCAGTAAAAGATGGGAAGAAATCTTTAATGAGGCTAATGAATTAGGTGTTTCATTTATTCTTCTTGTTGGTGGTGAACCTTTAATGAGAAGAGAGGTTATAGAAAAAGCAGCAGGAGTGAAGGATATTATTTTTCCTATATTCACTAATGGAACAATGCTTAATGATGATTATTTAAAAATATTTGATAATAGTAGAAATCTTGTGCCTATTATTAGTATAGAGGGAGATAAGTTTCAAACTGATAATAGACGTGGGGAAGGTACGTATGATATTTTAATGCAGACTATGGACAAGCTTAAAGAAAGGGGAATTTTGTATGGAGCTTCTGTAACTGTTACCACTGAGAATGTTGGAACTGTTACAGATGAAGTATTTTTTGAAAAACTATATGATAAGGGATGTAGAGCGTTGCTATTTGTGGAGTATGTTCCTGTAATTGAATCAACAAAATCTTTGGCTCCAACTGATGTTGAACGTAAAATACTAGAAAATAAGATTGAAGAGCTTAGAGAAAAGTATGTAAATTCTGTTTTTGTTTCTTTTCCTGGGGATGAAAAATATTCAGAAGGATGTCTTGCAGCAGGAAGAGGTTTCTTTCATATAAATGTAGATGGAGCGGCAGAACCATGTCCATTTTCACCTTATTCAGATACAAATTTAGGGGAGGTTTCTTTAAGACAAGCACTAAAATCTCCGCTATTTAAAAAACTTAATGCAACAGGTATGTTAGTGGGAGAACATGATGGTGGGTGTCTTCTGTTTCAGAAAGAAAATGAAGTTAAAAGTATGCTTGTGAAATAA
- a CDS encoding TetR/AcrR family transcriptional regulator, translating into MGITERRQMEKEIIMKKIIDAANEILIEEGYEKLSIRKIANKIEYSPGIIYHYFKDKAEIVTCIVDEGYKNILKCVGKEPIDIEEPEKTIENNLRSYIELMLKTPQRFKAILMSDIESVQQKVNILHKGVSKERSSIQGLCKVIELGIERGRFRDIDAELTAQIFWTSTHGLVSRLVMEKNISEQQKERLIDHHFKMLINGIMK; encoded by the coding sequence ATGGGAATAACAGAAAGAAGACAAATGGAAAAAGAAATCATAATGAAGAAGATAATAGATGCAGCTAATGAAATATTGATTGAGGAAGGGTACGAAAAGTTATCAATTAGAAAGATAGCAAACAAAATAGAGTATTCTCCAGGTATTATTTATCACTACTTTAAAGATAAAGCTGAAATAGTAACATGCATTGTTGATGAGGGGTATAAAAATATATTGAAATGTGTAGGTAAGGAGCCTATAGATATAGAAGAACCAGAAAAAACTATAGAAAATAATTTAAGGAGTTATATTGAACTTATGTTAAAAACTCCACAGCGGTTTAAAGCTATTTTGATGAGTGATATAGAATCAGTTCAGCAAAAAGTAAATATACTGCACAAAGGAGTTTCAAAGGAAAGAAGTAGTATACAAGGGTTGTGTAAAGTTATTGAGTTAGGAATAGAAAGAGGTAGATTTAGGGATATAGATGCTGAGCTTACTGCACAAATTTTTTGGACATCAACCCATGGGCTTGTGTCTAGGTTGGTAATGGAAAAAAATATATCAGAGCAGCAAAAGGAAAGACTTATAGATCATCATTTTAAGATGCTTATTAACGGAATTATGAAATAA
- a CDS encoding flavodoxin domain-containing protein — MRTLIVYGTKHGTAEKCSEILKNKLQGEVVLVNIKKQTIPDVASFDKVIIGGSIYAGQIQKEIKQFCLENLSVLKNKKLGFFICGMSDKDFETLVKNYYPNELLSKAATVKHFGGELILKKMNFFEKLIMKIVSKTNEDTSTLSEENINEFAQSINKE, encoded by the coding sequence ATGAGAACATTAATTGTTTATGGAACCAAACATGGTACAGCAGAAAAATGTAGTGAAATTTTAAAGAATAAGTTACAGGGGGAAGTGGTGTTAGTTAATATAAAAAAGCAAACTATACCTGATGTAGCTTCATTTGATAAGGTTATAATTGGAGGTTCAATATATGCAGGACAGATTCAGAAAGAAATAAAACAATTCTGCCTAGAAAATCTTAGTGTATTAAAAAACAAAAAGCTTGGCTTCTTTATATGCGGTATGAGTGATAAGGATTTTGAGACTTTGGTAAAGAATTATTATCCTAATGAGTTATTAAGTAAAGCTGCTACAGTAAAACATTTTGGGGGAGAGTTAATCTTAAAGAAAATGAATTTCTTTGAGAAGTTAATCATGAAGATAGTTTCTAAGACAAATGAGGATACATCAACACTTTCAGAAGAAAATATTAATGAATTTGCTCAATCAATAAATAAAGAATAG
- a CDS encoding DUF6263 family protein, with protein sequence MKFKKVISTLSIATMLLAFSGCTKDLDLSINIKNGDKYVIHEVTNQDMTMTLGTQQMATNQTVDMNLLMDVKDVDKDKNVTIEYKYDSMKMSATSNGQSMTYDSTKADESNPLNEVYKGIIGKSFTVKMTNKGKLLEIKGVTDLINSILDKVNVPDAQKETLKSSLTRSFGDDAIKSMVQQSMDIYPDKAVKKDDTWNKKYDIKTVFPITVDNTFKLLSNDSSEVSLNQQSNITADTKGTPIDIMGIKSNINLTGTSTGTVKINKSNGLLQSGEVTENMSGEMQMLKSSLIPQDIKVPMKMTAKITYDIKKK encoded by the coding sequence TTGAAATTCAAAAAAGTAATTTCAACACTAAGCATAGCTACTATGTTGCTTGCTTTTAGTGGATGTACTAAAGATTTAGATTTAAGCATCAATATTAAAAATGGGGATAAGTATGTTATCCACGAAGTCACAAACCAAGATATGACTATGACTTTAGGAACTCAACAAATGGCAACAAACCAAACTGTTGATATGAACTTATTAATGGACGTAAAAGATGTTGATAAGGATAAAAATGTCACAATCGAATATAAATATGATTCAATGAAAATGTCAGCCACTTCAAATGGTCAATCAATGACCTATGATTCTACAAAGGCTGATGAAAGCAATCCATTAAATGAAGTTTACAAAGGAATCATCGGAAAGTCTTTTACAGTAAAGATGACTAATAAAGGTAAGTTATTAGAAATAAAAGGTGTAACAGATTTAATTAACTCAATTTTAGATAAAGTTAATGTGCCTGATGCTCAAAAAGAAACACTTAAGTCTTCATTAACTAGAAGTTTTGGTGATGATGCAATAAAGTCAATGGTTCAACAATCAATGGACATTTATCCAGATAAGGCTGTAAAGAAAGATGATACTTGGAACAAAAAATATGATATTAAAACTGTTTTTCCTATAACTGTTGATAATACATTTAAACTTTTAAGCAATGACAGTTCAGAAGTATCTTTAAACCAACAATCAAATATCACTGCTGATACTAAAGGTACTCCAATAGATATTATGGGTATAAAATCTAATATTAATTTAACTGGTACTTCTACAGGAACTGTAAAAATAAATAAGAGTAACGGTTTATTACAAAGCGGTGAAGTAACTGAAAATATGAGTGGCGAGATGCAAATGCTAAAAAGCAGTCTTATCCCTCAAGATATAAAAGTCCCAATGAAAATGACTGCTAAAATAACTTACGATATTAAAAAGAAATAG
- a CDS encoding DUF1284 domain-containing protein — translation MINLRPHHGLCIQHFIGKGYSKDFVENMRKTINLLESNENSKITLTVGVDKICSFCPNNQENTCLSGQKPESYDNQCLKLCNLKTGDILYWKDFKKKVQDNILKVNKLNEVCVDCEWLSICEAIYK, via the coding sequence ATGATTAATTTGAGACCTCACCATGGACTTTGCATTCAACATTTTATAGGAAAAGGTTATAGCAAAGACTTTGTGGAAAATATGAGAAAAACTATTAACCTATTAGAGAGTAATGAAAACTCTAAAATTACACTAACTGTAGGAGTAGATAAAATTTGTAGTTTTTGCCCCAACAATCAAGAAAATACTTGTTTGTCTGGACAAAAGCCAGAATCTTATGATAATCAATGTTTAAAATTATGTAATCTTAAAACTGGTGATATACTGTATTGGAAAGATTTTAAAAAGAAGGTTCAAGATAATATTTTAAAAGTGAATAAACTTAATGAAGTTTGTGTAGATTGTGAATGGCTATCTATATGTGAAGCCATTTATAAATAA
- a CDS encoding sensor histidine kinase: MIVLYLIIFILACIILFQYRRNKENSKSLIYIKEKLHEIMKEQSDEKVMVVSGDSATKEMLVEVNKLLEFNQKILVDYRKKEISMRKMLSNISHDLKTPLTVILGYIETLNMQQDLSVEERQVLLSKVQDKTLEIVKLINKFFDLSKLESGDKEIPITRVNMNEVCRKNILNYYDMLTSKQMDVNIDIPEINIYARGNQEALDRILNNLISNSIKYGSSGRVLGLGLRCDEEFVYVDIWDKGKGIEEKEQDKVFERMYTLEDSRNKEYEGSGLGLTITKRLVEKLGGEILLISKPYEKTTFTVKLQKITY; the protein is encoded by the coding sequence ATGATAGTATTATATTTAATTATTTTTATATTAGCTTGTATAATTTTATTTCAGTATAGAAGAAATAAAGAAAATAGTAAGAGTCTAATTTATATTAAAGAAAAGCTTCATGAAATAATGAAAGAGCAGTCAGATGAAAAAGTAATGGTGGTTTCAGGAGATTCAGCAACTAAGGAGATGCTTGTAGAAGTTAACAAACTATTAGAATTTAACCAAAAGATCCTAGTGGATTATAGAAAAAAAGAGATATCTATGAGAAAGATGTTATCAAATATTTCTCATGATTTGAAAACACCCCTTACTGTTATATTAGGATATATAGAAACTTTAAATATGCAACAAGACTTAAGTGTTGAAGAGAGACAAGTATTGCTTTCAAAGGTACAAGATAAAACACTTGAAATAGTGAAGCTTATAAATAAGTTTTTTGACCTGTCAAAGCTTGAATCAGGTGATAAGGAGATTCCTATTACTAGAGTAAACATGAATGAAGTTTGTAGAAAAAATATATTGAATTATTATGATATGTTAACCAGCAAGCAAATGGATGTAAATATAGATATTCCAGAAATCAATATTTATGCAAGAGGAAATCAAGAAGCCCTAGATAGAATATTGAATAATTTAATATCCAATTCAATTAAGTACGGAAGTAGCGGAAGAGTTTTGGGGTTAGGATTAAGATGTGATGAAGAATTTGTATATGTGGATATTTGGGACAAAGGAAAAGGCATAGAAGAAAAAGAGCAGGATAAGGTGTTTGAAAGAATGTACACTCTTGAGGACTCAAGAAATAAAGAGTATGAAGGTAGTGGACTTGGTCTCACAATAACAAAAAGGCTTGTAGAAAAGCTTGGTGGAGAAATTCTGCTTATCAGCAAACCATATGAGAAGACGACATTTACAGTTAAACTTCAAAAAATAACTTATTAG
- a CDS encoding ABC transporter permease, whose translation MLNLIRLELKKNKIGGTIKDGIITTGITTAAMLFCMYIAFFQDGDKGVFNNFNDIAKVFVRSVYIIFAGVLISNFVMDEYNNKTINLMFMYPIKRKKIMAAKFIVVVGFIFVAMLASNLFMHGVFYVANIFSKVTSASAFSISMHSFIDIVIDAALNSILSLIPVYFAVRKKKRGLVIVTSIIMTSLLNSGNEQFRLASIVIVPCILSVVGILIAYLSIRDIEKKDLPN comes from the coding sequence ATGCTTAATTTAATAAGGCTTGAACTTAAAAAGAATAAGATAGGTGGTACTATTAAAGATGGTATAATAACAACAGGGATAACAACAGCGGCTATGCTATTTTGCATGTATATAGCCTTTTTTCAGGATGGTGATAAAGGTGTATTTAATAATTTTAATGATATAGCAAAAGTATTTGTTAGAAGTGTTTATATTATTTTTGCAGGGGTACTTATTTCAAACTTTGTTATGGATGAGTACAACAATAAAACTATAAATTTAATGTTCATGTATCCTATAAAAAGGAAGAAAATTATGGCTGCAAAGTTTATTGTAGTTGTGGGATTTATTTTTGTAGCAATGTTAGCATCAAATCTTTTTATGCACGGAGTGTTTTATGTAGCTAATATATTTTCTAAGGTTACAAGTGCTAGTGCATTCTCAATTAGCATGCACTCATTTATTGATATAGTAATAGATGCAGCCTTAAACTCAATATTAAGTTTAATACCAGTTTATTTTGCAGTTAGAAAGAAAAAGAGAGGACTAGTAATAGTAACTTCAATAATAATGACTTCACTGCTTAATAGTGGTAATGAACAATTTAGGCTAGCATCAATTGTAATTGTTCCATGTATTTTATCAGTAGTAGGAATATTAATTGCATATTTATCTATAAGAGATATAGAAAAGAAGGATTTACCAAACTAA
- the splB gene encoding spore photoproduct lyase, giving the protein MFVPKRIIFEKDVLEFEVARKILNKFKDNTSIEIINLSSNKLKQHIPGEDLFSQYREGKKTLVVGTKKSLKFQSCKPSAHYQLPLVSGCMGQCEYCYLNTMLGDKPFVRIHANTDEILHQAQKYIDERLLEITIFEGAATSDPIPVEPYTHSLEKAINFFGSSENGRFRFVTKFSDVDSLLNLKHNGHTEIRFSINTSAVINQYEHFTASRDKRIEASIKAASADYPIGFLIAPVFIYPNWKDEYHDLLLELKSKLPTDLKFPVTFEIISHRYTTIAKNRILDIFPESELPMKDEDRKFKFGQFGYGKYVYPKENLEEIKQFFKEEIETLFSNKEVKYII; this is encoded by the coding sequence ATGTTTGTACCTAAAAGAATTATATTTGAGAAAGATGTTTTGGAGTTTGAAGTAGCGAGGAAAATTCTTAATAAGTTTAAAGACAATACTAGCATTGAGATAATTAATTTAAGTTCCAATAAACTTAAACAACATATACCAGGTGAGGATTTATTCTCTCAATATAGAGAAGGTAAGAAGACTTTGGTGGTTGGCACTAAGAAGAGTTTAAAGTTTCAATCTTGTAAACCATCAGCTCACTATCAACTTCCATTGGTGTCAGGGTGTATGGGGCAGTGTGAGTATTGTTATTTAAATACAATGCTTGGAGATAAGCCTTTTGTGAGGATTCATGCAAATACAGATGAAATTCTTCATCAAGCTCAGAAATATATAGATGAAAGATTACTAGAGATAACTATATTTGAGGGTGCAGCTACATCTGACCCTATACCTGTGGAACCTTATACTCATTCTTTGGAGAAGGCAATAAACTTTTTTGGTAGTAGTGAAAATGGAAGGTTTAGATTTGTAACAAAATTTAGTGATGTAGATTCTCTTCTTAACTTGAAGCATAACGGTCATACAGAAATAAGATTTAGTATTAACACTTCCGCAGTTATAAATCAATATGAGCATTTTACAGCTTCTCGTGACAAAAGAATAGAAGCTAGTATTAAGGCTGCTAGTGCTGATTATCCTATAGGATTTCTGATTGCGCCTGTTTTCATTTATCCTAATTGGAAAGATGAATATCATGATTTATTATTAGAACTAAAGAGTAAGCTTCCAACTGATTTAAAATTCCCTGTGACATTTGAAATTATATCTCATCGTTATACCACTATAGCTAAAAATAGAATACTTGATATATTCCCAGAAAGTGAATTGCCAATGAAGGATGAAGATCGTAAGTTCAAATTTGGACAGTTTGGATATGGGAAGTATGTTTATCCAAAAGAGAATCTAGAAGAGATAAAACAATTCTTTAAGGAGGAGATAGAAACATTATTCAGCAATAAAGAAGTAAAGTATATTATTTAA
- a CDS encoding metallophosphoesterase family protein, with product MKLALLGDIHSNYIALEKCLTHCEEVRVNGFVFLGDYISDCPHPQKTMELIKKVSEKYKTWFIRGNREDYQINYENGVYADWHNGSSSGSLLYTYENLKQQDMDFFKACPITMKVSIEGAPEFTICHGSLNSTTEFLNVGSKEAEENLRQCETNLLICGHTHRQGIFNFEGKMLINPGSVGVPLSSNGKSQFAILHCDNEFYQPELISLDYDIERTIEEYTQSDLVERAPIFSKIIMHEIKTGNNLLPEVIEKAKELALISDREVDHCDIPEKYWEEAYNIIFHVNKEIKQC from the coding sequence ATGAAATTAGCATTGCTTGGAGATATTCATAGTAATTATATTGCATTGGAAAAGTGTTTAACTCATTGTGAAGAAGTTAGAGTAAATGGGTTTGTATTTTTAGGAGATTATATCAGTGATTGTCCACATCCACAGAAAACCATGGAATTGATAAAAAAAGTATCAGAAAAATATAAAACTTGGTTTATTAGAGGAAACAGAGAGGATTATCAAATTAATTATGAGAATGGAGTGTATGCTGATTGGCATAATGGTTCTAGTAGTGGATCTTTGCTATATACATATGAAAATCTAAAGCAACAGGATATGGATTTCTTTAAAGCATGTCCAATTACAATGAAAGTATCTATTGAAGGAGCTCCTGAATTTACAATCTGTCATGGTTCTTTAAATTCAACAACTGAGTTTTTGAACGTAGGCAGCAAAGAAGCAGAGGAAAATCTTAGACAGTGCGAAACAAATTTACTTATTTGTGGTCATACACATAGACAGGGAATATTTAATTTTGAAGGTAAGATGCTCATAAATCCAGGTTCAGTAGGAGTACCTTTAAGTTCTAATGGTAAGTCACAATTTGCAATTTTGCATTGTGATAATGAATTTTATCAGCCAGAATTAATTTCGCTTGATTATGATATTGAAAGAACAATTGAGGAATATACACAAAGTGATTTAGTAGAGAGGGCACCTATATTTTCAAAAATTATAATGCATGAAATAAAGACAGGAAATAATCTTCTACCTGAAGTTATAGAAAAAGCAAAAGAACTTGCGTTAATAAGTGATAGAGAAGTAGATCACTGTGATATACCAGAAAAGTACTGGGAAGAAGCTTATAATATAATTTTTCATGTTAATAAAGAAATTAAGCAGTGCTAA
- a CDS encoding flavodoxin family protein yields the protein MKRGLKVLGKVFIGFIVLIIAVVLGFSWFVKANNKDYGDHNQILKSERQNAKKALVVYQPSRGKTTNKIAESLAKGINQSGYEVTINYPGKHMSKDISQYSIVVFGSPVYIGQTSTTLSDYMKSIKISDTQKVLVFVTGGELSNGELDKVETQLGSRKATEKVGFKNGEKDESKAYEIGKKIGAE from the coding sequence ATGAAAAGAGGGTTAAAAGTTTTAGGAAAAGTATTTATAGGTTTTATAGTACTAATAATCGCAGTAGTTTTAGGTTTTTCTTGGTTTGTAAAAGCAAATAATAAGGATTATGGTGATCATAATCAAATATTAAAGTCAGAAAGACAAAATGCAAAAAAAGCCTTAGTAGTATATCAACCATCAAGGGGCAAGACTACAAATAAGATTGCTGAGAGCTTAGCAAAAGGAATTAATCAGTCAGGTTATGAAGTTACAATTAACTATCCAGGAAAGCATATGTCTAAGGATATTTCTCAGTATTCAATTGTTGTTTTTGGTTCTCCTGTGTATATCGGACAAACTTCAACTACTTTATCTGATTATATGAAGTCTATAAAAATTTCTGATACCCAAAAAGTACTTGTATTTGTAACCGGCGGTGAATTAAGTAATGGTGAATTAGACAAAGTTGAGACACAACTTGGCAGCAGAAAAGCTACTGAAAAAGTAGGATTTAAAAATGGGGAAAAGGATGAAAGTAAAGCTTATGAGATAGGAAAGAAGATTGGAGCAGAGTAG
- a CDS encoding CPBP family intramembrane glutamic endopeptidase, translated as MNEKSYSKIYIVAVLLATWIVSFALFIDANIGIKYFSLLMFIPGGLAVLFNWIQYKDKNKIYECFKNKMNMKAMLFGILYPIVFLIVCGLLAEVMGVGHLTNAKIPVIRDIIVILISVILTLPAALGEEYGWRGYLLPKLTQEHGKTKATIIVGIVWALFHAPVVFLLGQATGMSNPLLLCVFQAIAAFTYSFPSSYCFYLSKNIVPVLFIHSVWNSINVMLLGDIYVNRKGIIEGNLIGINGEGILGAIMGVILIFFFIRKFERSEQ; from the coding sequence ATGAACGAAAAAAGTTATTCGAAAATTTACATTGTGGCTGTGCTTTTAGCTACCTGGATTGTATCTTTTGCTCTATTTATTGATGCAAATATAGGAATTAAATATTTTTCGCTTCTTATGTTTATTCCAGGTGGATTAGCTGTGCTTTTTAATTGGATTCAGTATAAAGATAAAAACAAAATATATGAGTGCTTCAAAAACAAGATGAATATGAAAGCAATGCTATTTGGTATATTGTATCCCATAGTGTTTTTAATTGTTTGTGGATTGCTGGCAGAGGTTATGGGTGTTGGACATTTGACTAATGCAAAGATTCCTGTAATAAGAGATATTATAGTTATACTTATATCAGTGATACTTACATTGCCAGCTGCACTAGGAGAGGAGTATGGTTGGAGGGGATATCTTCTTCCAAAGTTGACTCAAGAGCATGGTAAAACTAAAGCTACAATTATAGTTGGTATAGTGTGGGCATTGTTTCATGCACCAGTAGTATTTTTACTTGGACAAGCAACAGGAATGTCAAATCCACTTTTACTATGTGTATTTCAAGCTATAGCGGCTTTTACTTATAGCTTCCCATCTTCATATTGTTTCTATTTATCAAAAAATATAGTTCCAGTTTTATTTATACATTCTGTATGGAATTCTATAAACGTTATGCTGTTAGGAGATATTTATGTAAATAGAAAAGGAATTATTGAAGGTAATTTAATTGGGATTAATGGAGAAGGAATCTTAGGAGCAATTATGGGGGTAATACTGATATTTTTCTTCATAAGAAAATTTGAAAGAAGTGAACAGTAG
- a CDS encoding response regulator transcription factor codes for MNNKILIIEDDKSISEMVKDYLIKDGFSVDTAFDGEEGVEKFLRGNFDMIILDIMMPKLDGMEVLRIIREKSLIPVLIMSAKDTDVDKALGLGFGADDYISKPFSMIELSARIKASIRRATKYSNTIEKEEIKIIKFGNLTIDLDNFLVSKNNENIQLTSKEFEILKLFIQNPSRVFTKAQIYSFIWGEEYYGDENVINVHMRRIREKIEDDPSNPKYIKTLWGIGYKLGDVK; via the coding sequence ATGAATAATAAGATATTAATTATAGAAGATGATAAGTCTATCAGTGAGATGGTGAAAGATTATTTAATCAAGGATGGTTTTTCAGTGGATACTGCCTTTGATGGTGAAGAGGGAGTTGAAAAATTTTTAAGAGGCAATTTTGACATGATAATTCTTGATATCATGATGCCTAAGCTTGATGGAATGGAAGTACTTAGAATAATCAGAGAAAAGAGTTTGATACCTGTGCTTATAATGTCTGCTAAGGATACTGATGTGGACAAGGCTCTAGGTCTTGGTTTTGGTGCTGATGATTATATATCCAAGCCTTTTTCAATGATAGAACTTTCTGCAAGAATAAAGGCATCTATTAGAAGGGCTACAAAATACTCAAATACAATTGAAAAGGAAGAAATAAAGATAATTAAATTTGGTAATTTAACTATAGATTTAGATAACTTTTTAGTAAGTAAAAATAATGAGAATATACAGCTTACTTCCAAAGAATTTGAGATATTAAAATTATTTATTCAAAATCCAAGTAGAGTTTTTACAAAGGCACAAATTTATTCTTTTATATGGGGAGAAGAATATTATGGTGATGAGAATGTTATAAATGTGCACATGAGAAGAATAAGAGAAAAAATTGAGGATGATCCTTCGAACCCTAAATATATAAAAACTCTTTGGGGTATAGGCTACAAGCTTGGTGATGTAAAATGA
- a CDS encoding ABC transporter ATP-binding protein, giving the protein MEYVLRTTKLTKIFNGKDCVSDVNINIKKGEIYGLLGPNGAGKTTIMRMITNLIKPTAGEIEILGEKLTNESYEVFKRIGAIIEYPVFYDKLTARENLELHLEYLGYYDKSAIDKALKLVELEDTGSKKVKDFSLGMKQRLGIARAISTKPEFLILDEPINGLDPVGIRKVRELLKMLSREYGMTILLSSHILSEMEKIADTIGILDNTKLVKEVPVEAIRNANTEYVEIITSDLRKACYVLSNDLGISNFKLLDDDCIRIYDLNLSQNQISKALILSGVNIESILRKKSSLEDYFIKTLEEDAKNA; this is encoded by the coding sequence ATGGAATATGTATTACGAACTACTAAACTTACTAAAATATTCAATGGTAAGGATTGTGTGTCAGATGTAAATATTAATATAAAAAAAGGTGAAATTTACGGACTTTTAGGACCTAATGGTGCAGGTAAAACTACAATAATGAGGATGATAACAAATTTGATTAAGCCTACAGCTGGAGAAATTGAAATCTTGGGAGAAAAGCTTACAAATGAATCTTATGAAGTGTTTAAAAGAATTGGTGCTATTATTGAATATCCTGTGTTTTATGACAAGCTTACAGCAAGAGAAAATCTTGAACTCCATCTAGAGTATCTTGGATATTATGATAAAAGTGCTATAGATAAGGCACTAAAACTTGTAGAGTTAGAAGATACAGGGAGTAAAAAAGTTAAGGATTTTTCACTTGGAATGAAGCAAAGGCTTGGAATTGCAAGAGCAATTAGTACAAAGCCAGAATTTCTTATATTGGATGAACCAATAAATGGACTTGATCCTGTTGGAATTAGAAAAGTAAGAGAGCTTCTTAAAATGCTTAGTAGAGAGTACGGGATGACAATTTTGCTTTCAAGTCATATATTAAGTGAAATGGAGAAGATTGCAGATACAATAGGGATACTTGATAATACCAAACTAGTTAAGGAAGTTCCTGTTGAAGCTATAAGAAACGCCAATACAGAGTATGTTGAAATAATTACATCAGATTTAAGAAAAGCCTGTTATGTACTTTCTAATGACTTAGGTATATCTAACTTTAAATTGTTAGATGATGACTGTATAAGAATATACGACTTGAATTTATCTCAAAATCAAATTTCAAAGGCATTAATCTTAAGTGGTGTAAATATCGAGTCCATCCTTAGAAAGAAGAGTTCTCTTGAAGATTATTTCATAAAAACATTGGAGGAGGATGCAAAAAATGCTTAA